The sequence below is a genomic window from Micromonas commoda chromosome 10, complete sequence.
CTTGTCCGACGGTTACAACGAAGTAACACGAAGGTCTGTCGCTGGCCCCTCTCTCGATGGATGAGCCGGCTCGGATTTTTGGACATTTTTGTCGTTGGGCCCGGATCCCGTTCGTTAAACCTTGTCGGCACTGGGCCATGGAGCGAGAGGGCGCCCCGGTGGATCCCATCGGGGGATCCGCCAACGCCACGCGAAGCGAGATCGCcctccccgacggcgccgtgatcgagctcgagcgcacCGAGTTCACCGCGAGGCAGGACACCGTGGAGGCGAAGGTGCAGGATGGCGCGCGTTACCAGGGGCTGCTCTCGCGCGAGGATTACGACAAACGCAAGCAACGATTGGGCGAGAGCCTGAGGGCGGAGACGGACCCGGAGGCGTATCGGCGGGAAAAGCTGCGGGAGGCCATCGAACGGGAGGAcaaggcgcggcgggaggctgacgacgcgcggcggcgacgggaggaggcgaggaaaGAGAAACTGAgagccgagctcgccgacgtcaaaGACGGAGGGGTGGCcaagaagggcaagaagaagaagaaaacGAGCGCAATCCTGTCGTTCGAGGAGGTCGACGAGTGAAAGATATCATCGTTAAATAACAGTAAGATCTTAGAGACTTCTCACAGGCCAACACCGTGTTAGCCACAGCCGTCGCGATCGCTCactcggcgcgggtcccgtACGTCGGCAAACGGAGACCCTTGGACCACGCCAACCACCGCAGCGCCACCACGa
It includes:
- a CDS encoding predicted protein → MDEPARIFGHFCRWARIPFVKPCRHWAMEREGAPVDPIGGSANATRSEIALPDGAVIELERTEFTARQDTVEAKVQDGARYQGLLSREDYDKRKQRLGESLRAETDPEAYRREKLREAIEREDKARREADDARRRREEARKEKLRAELADVKDGGVAKKGKKKKKTSAILSFEEVDE